Genomic segment of Streptomyces sp. NA02950:
AGGACCGCCCCGCCGGGCAGGTCGTGCACCAGGAGGAGCCCCTCCTCCAGCGCCTCCTCGTCGTCCTCGACCGGCACCTCCTCGCCGCCGAGCGCGGCCACCAACTCCGCCGCGGTGCGGTCGGCCACGAACGCCACGCACCCCCAGTCCTGGTAGTCGTCGTCGGTGTCGAACGAGGCGATCAGCGCGTCCGCCGCCCGCTGGGCCGCCCGCTCCTCCTCGGTCGGCTCCACCGCGCCGGGCAGCCCCGCCACCTGGTCCGCGACCGGTGCCCACCAGGCCAGCTCCCCCGGGCACCGCCCGTCCGGCCGCCGCCGCCACGGATCGGCCCCGGCCGCGATCAGCGCCGCCACCTTCTCGCGGTCCCACTCCCGCACCGCGTACCACAGCGCGGTACGCCCCGCCCAGTCCGGCTGGTCCACCTCCCGTGCCACCGTGAGCAGTTCGGCCAGCACCTCGGCGCTGCCCCAGCAGGCCGCCGAATGCAGTGGCGGCACATACCCGGTGGGGTTGCGGTCGGGGTCGGCGCCCGCGGCGAGGGCGCGGCGCACGGCCGCGAGATCGGTCCAGTCGTGCAGTGTCCAGTGACTCATGTGCCCAATCTGGCATCCGCTACCGACGGTCGGCCGCCGCGGCCATCGGTGCGCCGCCGCGGGCATCAGTCCGCCGGGGGTCCGTATCCGCCGCCGCCCGGGGTGTGGACGACCAGGACGTCGTCCGGGCCGACGTCCGCCGTGTCGCGGCCGTCGAGCCGCTCGGTGGTGCCGTCACTGCGCTCGATCAGATTCGCCCCGAGGCTGCCCGGTTCACCGCCCGCCATCCCGTACGGGGGCACCCGGCGGTGGCCGGTGAGCAGGGCGATGGTCATGGGCTCCAGGAAGCGGATGCGGCGGGTGACGCCGTCGCCGCCGCGCCACCGGCCGCGGCCGCCACTGCCGGCGCGGATCCCGAAGCCGTCCACCCGCACCGGATAGCGCCACTCCAGCACTTCGGGGTCGGTCAGCCGGGAGTTGGTCATATGGGTCTGCACCGCGTCCGCGCCGTCGAAGCCGTCGCCCGCGCCGGAGCCGCTGGCGACCGTCTCGTAGTACTGGACCCGGTCGTTGCCGAAGGTCACGTTGTTCATCGTGCCGGAGCCCTCCGCCTGCACGCCGAGGGCCGCGTAGAGGGCGCCGGTGACGGCCTGCGAGGTCTCCACGTTGCCCGCGACGGTGGCGGCCGGGTGGACCGGCGCCAGCATGCAGCCCTCCGGGACCCGCACGTCGAGGGGTTTCAGACAGCCGCTGTTGAGCGGGATGTCCTCGGCCACCAGGGTCCGGAACACATAGAGCACCGCGGCCATCACCACCGAACTGGGCGCGTTGTCGTTGCCCGGCCGCTGCGGTGAGGTGCCGGTGAAGTCCAGGACGGCGCCCCGGGCCGCGCGGTCCACGGTCACGGTGACCTGGATGACGGCGCCGCCGTCCGTCTCGTAGCGGTACGAACCGTCGCCGAGCGCGGAGACGACGCGGCGTACGGATTCCTCCGCGTTGTCCTGTACATGGCCCATATAGGCGTGCACCACGTCCAGGCCGAACTGGCCGATCATCCGGCGCAGTTCCTGGATACCCTTCTCGTTGGCGGCGATCTGGGCGCGCAGATCGGCGAGGTTGGCGTCCGGGGCACGGGACGGGCAGCGGCTTCCGGTCAGCAGCTCACGGGTCTCCCGCTCACGCAGCGCCCCGTCCCGCACCAGCAGCCAGTTGTCGAAGAGGACACCTTCCTCCTCGATGGTGCGGCTGAAGGCGGGCATGGAGCCGGGGGTGATCCCGCCGATCTCGGCGTGGTGGCCGCGCGAGGCGACGAGGAAGAGCAGACCGGTGCCCGCGTCGTCGAAGACCGGGGTGACCACGGTGACGTCCGGCAGATGGGTACCGCCGTGGTACGGGTCGTTGATGGCGTACACATCGCCCGGCCGCATCGTGTCCCCGTTGCGGCGCAGCACCTCCTTGATGGACTCGCCCATGGAGCCCAGGTGCACCGGGATGTGGGGGGCGTTGGCGATCAGATTGCCCCCGGCGTCGAACAGGGCGCAGGAGAAGTCCAGCCGCTCCTTGATGTTGACCGAATGGGCGGTGTTCTCCAGGCGCAGGCCCATCTGTTCGGCGATGGCCATGAAGAGGCTGTTGAACACCTCCAGCATCACCGGATCCACCTCGGTGCCCACCGCCACGGTGCGCGGACGCGGCCGGACCCGGGTGAGCAGCAGATGGCCGCGCTCGCCGACCGCGGCCTGCCAGCCGGGGTCGACGACAGTGGTGGCGTCGTCCTCGGCGATGACCGCGGGGCCGGGGACGCGGTCCGAGGGCCGCATCCGGGCGCGTTCGTACAGTGCCGTCTCCTGCCGACGCCCCTCGGTGAACATCCGCACGGTGGCGACGGGCGCCAACTCGCCTTCGCGGGGCGGGAGTTCCACGGCATGGCCGCCGGTGGGGCCCGCCGCGCCGATCGCCTCCACCGACACCGCCTCGGCCACCAGTGGCTTGTCCATGGTGAAGGCGTAGCGGGTGCGGTGGGCGCGGACGAACTCCTCGGCCATCGCGGGAACGGTGTCCAGCGGGACGGCGAGGGTGGAGTCGGTGCCCGCGTAGCGCAGATGCACCCGGGCCTCGGTCGTCACGGTCTCCTCCGGGACACCGTCGGCGAGCAGTTCACCGCGGGTCCGCTCGGCGAGTCCGGCGCACAGCTCGCGCACCCGGCCCAGCGACTCCTCGGACAGCTCGGCCTCGACGGCGTGTTCGCGCATGGCGGTGGCGTCGGCCACCCCGATGCCGTACGCCGAGAGCACACCGGCCAGCGGCGGCACGATCACCGTGCCGATGCCGAGCGCGTCGGCCACCGCGCAGGCGTGCTGGCCGCCCGCGCCGCCGAAGCTGGTGAGCGCGTAGCGGGTGACGTCGTGGCCGCGCTGTACGGAGATCTTCTTGACCGCGTTGGCCATGTTGAGGACCGCGATGTCCAGGAAGCCCGCCGCCACGTCCTCCGGGCCGCGCCGGTCGCCGGTGGCCTCGGTGATCTCCTCGGCGAGCCGGGTGAACCGCTCCCGGACGGTGTCCGCGTCCAGCGGCTGGTCGGCGTGCGGGCCGAACACCGCCGGGAAGTGGTCCGGCTGCACCCGGCCCAGCATCACATTGGCGTCGGTCACGGTCAGCGGGCCGCCGCGGCGGTAGCAGGCGGGGCCGGGGACGGCACCGGCCGAGTCCGGGCCCACCCGGTAGCGCCGTCCGTCGAAGTGCAGCACCGAGCCACCGCCGGCCGCCACGGTGTGGATGTTCATCATGGGCGCCCGCATCCGCACCCCGGCCACTTCGGTGCCGAAGACCCGCTCGAACTCGCCCGCGTAGTGGGACACATCGGTCGAGGTGCCGCCCATGTCGAAGCCGATGACGCGGTCGTGTCCGGCCTCCTCGGACGACCGCGCCATCCCCACCACCCCGCCCGCGGGCCCGGAGAGCACGGCGTCCTTGCCGCGGAAGTGCGCGGCCTCCCGCAGCCCTCCGTTGGACTGCATGAACATCAGCCGGATACCGCGCAGTTCGGCGGCCACGTCCTCGACATAGCGGCGCAGGATCGGTGAGAGATACGCGTCGACCACGGTGGTGTCACCGCGGGACACCAGCTTCATCAGCGGGCTGACCTCGTGGGAGCAGCTGATCTGGGTGAAGCCCAGCTCCCGGGCGGCGGTGGCGAGGGCCTGCTCATGCGCGGCGTGGCGGTAGCCGTGCAGCAGTACGACGGCGGCGCTGCGGAACCCGTCGCGGTGGGCGGTGCGCAGCGCCTCGGTGGCGGCGCCGAGGTCGAGCGGCCGCACCACACCACCGTGGGCGTCCACCCGTTCGGGGATCTCGATCACCTGGTCGTACAGCGCCTCGGGCAGGACGATCCGGCGGTCGAACAGCCGGGGCCGGTTCTGGTACGCGATCCGCAGCGCGTCGCGGAACCCCTCGGTGACCACCAGGACGGTCGGCTCGCCGGTGCGCTCCAGCAGCGCGTTGGTGGCGACCGTGGTGCCCATCTTGACGACGGCGATCCGGTCGGCCGGGACCGGCTCCCCGGACGCCAGCCCGAGGGTCTGCCGGATTCCGGCGACGGCGGCGTCCTGGTAGCGCTCGGGGTGGTGGGACAGGAGTTTGCGGGTGACCAGACGGCCGTCGGGACGTTTGCCGACGACGTCCGTGAAGGTCCCGCCACGGTCGATCCAGAACTCCCAGCGACCCGTCATCCTGCCATTGTCGCAGCGTGGGGCGGGGTGGGGCGGGGTGTGCCGGGCGGCGGGGCGGAGACGGGCGCGGTGCTTTCGGCGTTGTGGTGCGGAGCGCCGCCCAGGGCGGCGAGGGCGGCGTGGGCCTCCTGGTCGTCCCGGCTGTCGAGGAGGTGTTCGGTGCCCATCAGCCGGTGCCGCCACTCCAGCGCCGCGAGGGCCAGCAGTCCGGGCAGCAGATCGGTGCACCGGTGCGCGATCCAGCGGGTGCCTCGGGTCGCCATCCACCACGCGGCCGCGACGGGCGAGGGGGCGGGCCCGTCGAGGACGAGCGACGGCGGCTCGCCCGTGGCGATGCCACGGGCGGTGAGCGCGGTGTGGAACTCCCTGGCCAGCAGCCGGTGGCCGAGCTCGCTGGGATGCAGCCGGTCCACGCTCCACGCGCGCCGGTCCGCGATCCAGGAGTGCTCGCCCAGCTCCACATGGACCGTCTCGTACCGCGCGGACAGCGCGCGCACCACGGTGTTCACGGCCCGCATCCGGCGCCCCAGCGGACGGGCGAGCGCGGACGGCAGCCCGAGCATCCGCCCCGGGTCCGGCAGACAGGCGGTGAGCACCACGGCGCCGTCCGCGCGCAGCGCGGCGATGGTGCGGTCGAGGGCCTGGGCGACGCGGTGGATGTCGAAGGAGTCGCGCAGGGTGTCATTGCCGCCCACCACGACGGAGGCCAGATGCGGACGGGCCCGGCGGGCGGCGGTGAGCTGCTCCTCGGCGACGTCGGCGGCCAGCGCGCCGCTGCGGGACACGTTGACCAGCTCCACATCGGCCCCGCCCCGCGGCCCGGCCGCCCCCGCCAGCAGTGCGGCCCACCCCCGCCATCCGCCCCCGGCCGCGGGATCGCCGAGCCCCTCGGTCAGCGAATCCCCGAGCGCGGCGAACCTGATCGCCCGCGGCTCCACGCCGTCGCCGTGCACCCACGGCCCGACCGCCCCGGCAGCGGCCACCGGCACACCGGCCGAAGCAGACGCGGACAACGTGGCCGGGGCAGGCGCGGCGCCCTCGGCGGGCAGGGGCACGGTGTTCGGAACGGGCGGCGCCCCGCCCGTGGCGGACCGCGGAGCCTGCCGGGCGGCTGCCGCGACGGGTCCCGGGGCAGACACGGGCTCCGGTCCTTCCGGGGCACTGGCACCCGCCCGGGGAGCAACCGGCGGGTCCGGCACACACATGGCCCCGGTGCGGGACGCGCTCACCGCACCCCACCGCCCATGGCCTGGTGGGCGGGGTGGTTGGCCGTGGGACAGTGCGCCGCGAGGCCGTTGGCGGGCCGGGACACCGCGGAAGCGGAAGCGGGCGGGGCCGGGTCCCGAACGCCGTCGCGCGCGGCGCCGCCGGACGTCTCGTGGTGCACCGGAACACCGACCGGCAGCTCACCCCCCGGCACCGGGACGGCCTCGGCCCCGCCCGCGACGCCGGACGACGGCGGAGCGTCATGGGCGGCCAGGAAGGAGGCGACCGCGGCGGGCCAGCCGTAGCGCTCCGCCCGGGCCCGGGCCGCCGCGCGGCGCGGCGGCTCCGGCCGGTCCAGGATCCGTTCGACCGCGTCCGCGAACGCCGGTCCGCTGTCGGCCGCCGTCACACCGGCCGCTCCGACGATGGCCGGAAGGGCGGAGAGCTCGCTGACCACGACGGGTGAGCCGCACGCCAGCGCCTCCAGCGCGGCCAGTCCGAAGGTCTCCGCCGGGCCCGGCGCCAGAACGACGTCCGCGCTCGCCTGGAGCGCGGCGAGGTCGGTCCGGTCCGCGACATGGCCGAGGAAGGCCGCCGGAAGCCCTTCGGTACGGGCGCGGGCCTCCAGACGTCCGCGCAGCGGGCCGTCGCCCGCGACCACGAGCGCCGCCGGGACCCCGCGCCGCCGGAGTTCGGCGAGCGTGTCCAGGGCACGGCCCGGCCGCTTCTCCGGTGAGAGGCGCGAGGCCAGCAGGAGCAACACCGTGGCATCGCCCCGGTGGCGGTCGCGCAGCCGTCCGTCGTGGTGGGAGGGGTGGAAGTGGTCGAGGTCCACACCCAAGGGGGCGCGTACGACATTCCGCGCGCCGATGCGGACAAACTCCCGCGCCGCCCACTCCGTCGTACAGACGATCCGCGCATACGCCCGCGCGGTCCGCCGGTTGAGCCGGTCGGCGGCGGCCTGGGCGAACGCCTCCGGCACACCCCAGGTGCGCAGCACGGCGTCCGCGCTCTCATGGGAGACCATCACGGCGGGAACGCGGGCGCGCCGCGCCCACTCCCCCGTCCAGCGCAGGGTGGTGCGGTCGGAGACCTCGAGCCGGTCGGGGGCGAGCGACTCCAGCAGGGCGCTCAGCCGCCGCCGGTCGGTGAGGACGCGATAGCCGCCGGTGCCGGGGACGCAGGGCCCGGGGAGGGTGATCACCCGTCCCTGGCGGGTTTGCTCGTCCGAGGCGCGCTCGCCCGGCACCACCAGCACCGGTTCATGACCGGCGGCCCGGTAGCCCGCCCCCAGCTCGCGCAGTGCGGTGCGGAGGCCGCCGGAGGCGGGAGTGACGAAGTTGGCGAGCCGGACGATACGCAGCGGGCGCCGGGTCTGCTCGTCGCTCATGCCGCCACCGCCGTACGGGCCATCAGCACCTCGGCGTAGTGGTCGA
This window contains:
- a CDS encoding ankyrin repeat domain-containing protein, which translates into the protein MSHWTLHDWTDLAAVRRALAAGADPDRNPTGYVPPLHSAACWGSAEVLAELLTVAREVDQPDWAGRTALWYAVREWDREKVAALIAAGADPWRRRPDGRCPGELAWWAPVADQVAGLPGAVEPTEEERAAQRAADALIASFDTDDDYQDWGCVAFVADRTAAELVAALGGEEVPVEDDEEALEEGLLLVHDLPGGAVLQQYDGIEIHGEEVLGLLSRGTVAVSVFDHPDAFICPSVSRDGVLGPCEEVMRDPEKDDPPETWRYRFGDGGHPSGWTARALAMAVALTGVDVDGGAKWPGPGGRAVRLPVELRD
- a CDS encoding hydantoinase B/oxoprolinase family protein; the encoded protein is MTGRWEFWIDRGGTFTDVVGKRPDGRLVTRKLLSHHPERYQDAAVAGIRQTLGLASGEPVPADRIAVVKMGTTVATNALLERTGEPTVLVVTEGFRDALRIAYQNRPRLFDRRIVLPEALYDQVIEIPERVDAHGGVVRPLDLGAATEALRTAHRDGFRSAAVVLLHGYRHAAHEQALATAARELGFTQISCSHEVSPLMKLVSRGDTTVVDAYLSPILRRYVEDVAAELRGIRLMFMQSNGGLREAAHFRGKDAVLSGPAGGVVGMARSSEEAGHDRVIGFDMGGTSTDVSHYAGEFERVFGTEVAGVRMRAPMMNIHTVAAGGGSVLHFDGRRYRVGPDSAGAVPGPACYRRGGPLTVTDANVMLGRVQPDHFPAVFGPHADQPLDADTVRERFTRLAEEITEATGDRRGPEDVAAGFLDIAVLNMANAVKKISVQRGHDVTRYALTSFGGAGGQHACAVADALGIGTVIVPPLAGVLSAYGIGVADATAMREHAVEAELSEESLGRVRELCAGLAERTRGELLADGVPEETVTTEARVHLRYAGTDSTLAVPLDTVPAMAEEFVRAHRTRYAFTMDKPLVAEAVSVEAIGAAGPTGGHAVELPPREGELAPVATVRMFTEGRRQETALYERARMRPSDRVPGPAVIAEDDATTVVDPGWQAAVGERGHLLLTRVRPRPRTVAVGTEVDPVMLEVFNSLFMAIAEQMGLRLENTAHSVNIKERLDFSCALFDAGGNLIANAPHIPVHLGSMGESIKEVLRRNGDTMRPGDVYAINDPYHGGTHLPDVTVVTPVFDDAGTGLLFLVASRGHHAEIGGITPGSMPAFSRTIEEEGVLFDNWLLVRDGALRERETRELLTGSRCPSRAPDANLADLRAQIAANEKGIQELRRMIGQFGLDVVHAYMGHVQDNAEESVRRVVSALGDGSYRYETDGGAVIQVTVTVDRAARGAVLDFTGTSPQRPGNDNAPSSVVMAAVLYVFRTLVAEDIPLNSGCLKPLDVRVPEGCMLAPVHPAATVAGNVETSQAVTGALYAALGVQAEGSGTMNNVTFGNDRVQYYETVASGSGAGDGFDGADAVQTHMTNSRLTDPEVLEWRYPVRVDGFGIRAGSGGRGRWRGGDGVTRRIRFLEPMTIALLTGHRRVPPYGMAGGEPGSLGANLIERSDGTTERLDGRDTADVGPDDVLVVHTPGGGGYGPPAD
- a CDS encoding SGNH/GDSL hydrolase family protein, with product MSAPGPVAAAARQAPRSATGGAPPVPNTVPLPAEGAAPAPATLSASASAGVPVAAAGAVGPWVHGDGVEPRAIRFAALGDSLTEGLGDPAAGGGWRGWAALLAGAAGPRGGADVELVNVSRSGALAADVAEEQLTAARRARPHLASVVVGGNDTLRDSFDIHRVAQALDRTIAALRADGAVVLTACLPDPGRMLGLPSALARPLGRRMRAVNTVVRALSARYETVHVELGEHSWIADRRAWSVDRLHPSELGHRLLAREFHTALTARGIATGEPPSLVLDGPAPSPVAAAWWMATRGTRWIAHRCTDLLPGLLALAALEWRHRLMGTEHLLDSRDDQEAHAALAALGGAPHHNAESTAPVSAPPPGTPRPTPPHAATMAG
- a CDS encoding glycosyltransferase codes for the protein MSDEQTRRPLRIVRLANFVTPASGGLRTALRELGAGYRAAGHEPVLVVPGERASDEQTRQGRVITLPGPCVPGTGGYRVLTDRRRLSALLESLAPDRLEVSDRTTLRWTGEWARRARVPAVMVSHESADAVLRTWGVPEAFAQAAADRLNRRTARAYARIVCTTEWAAREFVRIGARNVVRAPLGVDLDHFHPSHHDGRLRDRHRGDATVLLLLASRLSPEKRPGRALDTLAELRRRGVPAALVVAGDGPLRGRLEARARTEGLPAAFLGHVADRTDLAALQASADVVLAPGPAETFGLAALEALACGSPVVVSELSALPAIVGAAGVTAADSGPAFADAVERILDRPEPPRRAAARARAERYGWPAAVASFLAAHDAPPSSGVAGGAEAVPVPGGELPVGVPVHHETSGGAARDGVRDPAPPASASAVSRPANGLAAHCPTANHPAHQAMGGGVR